One genomic region from Athalia rosae chromosome 3, iyAthRosa1.1, whole genome shotgun sequence encodes:
- the LOC105687329 gene encoding uncharacterized protein LOC105687329 has protein sequence MRVLIPIAILSSAMLIRHKCAAISDASALMRKVVPKNENIMEILYTEFKRTMFNYVNQAVIVGGSSDQLIMAKPLMMGNSFFVGTNLQSIMATKFQFTPNALILVFPKSVDEKHVKSLGEDIWNSTSLNCYFIYEGEATMKEINAILSIPAGFGEHIPRASYRFFVHHDGETVKFYKREFTVNCSMEPVMILNYSKKRSIRTLKKFYINFSDNKGCPGTVVTRHIPPRMILDKQPNGELKIIGGYEGNMVMELAAVLNFSPEIELVDVYNEEEKTNGTHLGKRRSSSSIVIIVNGIRTSLSMNENYEFSVPYGRQCAIWCVPRIRKSRYAIVVDEFSNGTWALNAIIFVLLTAVFGVIRIKNSTERGAIGNTAHFCSAFFYIYSLSLGNSLPRQSISVDFKKFLLMCLLYSLIMNTAYKSSLASILFSDIERSTIIDAEEILKANLSVGGDFAGLHLLREQAEDDATIRELIKRYVVYNDTLAALRRVIFDKDFALLIMNRDLSYYAVRFIEIYNAPLTFDVIRGCVLSFNTAIALPKGSGSTAAFSKSISYFARSGLLDYWWNEPYVRHDFKPGSNPRTTQKGRDYYYQTFVVCALPLSASILVFFGELIYHKFQMRGKSVKSLTK, from the exons ATGCGCGTTTTGATTCCCATCGCGATTCTATCATCGGCGATGCTTATTCGGCACAAGTGTGCGGCGATCTCCGACGCTTCGGCTCTGATGAGAAAAGTTGTTCCTAAAAATGAGAACATAatggaaattctgtataccgaatTCAAACGAACGATGTTCAATTACGTTAATCAAGCTGTTATCGTGGGAGGTTCGAGCGACCAACTGATCATGGCGAAACCGTTGATGATGGGGAATTCTTTCTTTGTCGGTACAAATTTGCAAAGTATCATGGCCACGAAGTTTCAGTTCACTCCGAACGCTCTTATATTAGTTTTTCCGAAAAGCGTGGACGAGAAGCACGTGAAGAGTCTGGGTGAGGATATTTGGAACTCTACGTCACTCAACTGTTATTTCATATACGAAGGAGAGGCCACGATGAAAGAAATCAACGCGATTCTCAGCATTCCAGCCGGATTCGGTGAACATATTCCGAGAGCGAGCTACCGCTTCTTCGTACATCACGACGGGGAAACggtgaaattttacaaaagaGAATTCACGGTCAACTGTTCGATGGAACCCGTAATGATcctgaattattcaaaaaaacgcAGCATCAGAACGCTGAAAAAGTTctatattaatttttcggaCAACAAGGGCTGTCCCGGTACGGTAGTCACTCGTCATATTCCTCCAAGAATGATACTGGACAAGCAGCCGAacggtgaattgaaaattatcggcGGTTACGAAGGAAATATGGTGATGGAATTAGCCGCGGTGTTGAACTTTTCGCCCGAAATCGAGCTAGTCGACGTCTacaacgaagaagagaaaaccaATGGAACGCATTTGGGGAAGCGtagatcgtcgtcgtcaatcGTAATAATCGTTAACGGTATCCGAACTTCTCTAAGTATGAACGAAAATTACGAGTTCTCCGTTCCGTACGGTCGACAGTGCGCCATTTGGTGCGTTCCAAGAATCAGGAAGTCGAGGTACGCCATCGtcgttgatgaattttcgaatggcACTTGGGCCTTGAACGCGATAATCTTCGTACTCCTCACCGCAGTTTTCGGCGTCATCAGAATCAAAAATTCCACCGAAAGAG GTGCGATCGGCAATACGGCCCACTTTTGCTCGGCGTTTTTTTACATCTATTCCCTGAGTCTCGGTAATTCTTTGCCCCGTCAATCGATATCCGTTgatttcaagaaatttttattaatgtGCCTTCTCTACTCGTTGATAATGAACACGGCGTACAAGAGTTCGTTGGCTTCGATATTGTTCTCGGACATCGAGAGGTCGACGATCATAGACGCGGAGGAAATTTTGAAGGCGAATTTATCCGTGGGTGGCGATTTCGCGGGACTTCACCTACTCCGCGAACAAGCCGAGGACGACGCTACTATACGGGAATTGATAAAGAGATACGTCGTCTACAACGACACTCTGGCCGCCCTCAGGAGAGTAATCTTTGACAAGGACTTCGCCTTGCTCATCATGAATCGTGATCTGAGCTATTACGCCGTTAGGTTTATCGAAATTTATAACGCCCCTTTGACATTCGACGTGATCAGAGGCTGCGTACTGTCCTTCAATACCGCTATTGCCCTGCCGAAGGGATCTGGATCGACTGCGGCGTTCAGTAAATCTATAAGCTATTTCGCACGATCCGGGCTTTTGGATTATTGGTGGAATGAACCGTACGTCAGGCATGATTTCAAGCCAGGAAGCAATCCGAGGACCACGCAGAAGGGACGTGATTATTACTACCAAACTTTCGTAGTCTGCGCCCTACCTCTGAGCGCTTCTATTTTGGTGTTCTTCGGTGAACTTATTTATCACAAATTTCAGATGCGGGGGAAATCGGTCAAAAGTTTGACTaaataa